GTAGACGCTCCACCAGCCACACCTTGATGATCGATTGGCGGGTAACGCCCATGCGTGCAGCCTCACGATCCAGCGATTCGACAACCCAAGCCGGAAAATCGACGTTGATTCGCTTTTGTCCCTGATTAACCCGGCGAGCAGACGACAAATCGAGGTCATCGACAATATCTTCTTGCCCTTCCTCAAATTTTTTGTCGAAGTCTTTAGCTTTCATAGAGATCAACCCGCCCGCGTAGCGGGTGGGCGGTCGGGATGAGCGTGATGTTAGGCGCGAAATACAAGAAAGGCTGCGAACGCATGATGTACGGAACCTCCCTGTAAGCAACGCCTTTGTTGGCAACTATGCACCAAACCCCGACGAGGCGCGAGCCGGAATTTGAAGGGTGAGTTCGTAGCCAGAATTGGCTGCCAAATCACTGACAGAAAGCACCCTGAATCACCCGAGTGCCTAACGTAAAAGTGAGGGGCGCGAGCGGCTTCGCCGCGAAGCGTCCCTCTCGACTGACGGGTTAGAAGGCGACAGGCGAACGATGCTCTCCCGGCCAAAGCTACTCAAGCTTGCACTCACAGAGATCGTCATAAATCCTGACTACTAAACTAATGTGGCGACCAAGAGCATCAGTGAGCCTAGCGGCATTCCGATCCACTGGGTCATTTGAATCGAACTCCTCAAGGTTGCACAGCAAATCGCGAGCGTCTTCGTAGGTCTCGACATCCCCCGATTCGATCCAGACAAGCTGGATTGGGAATTTCGGTTCGTCTGGAACGGCTTTGCTCATTCTGTCAATCGCCTTCCAACGTTAAAGCTAACCCGCCGCCGGAGCGCAC
This region of Halothiobacillus neapolitanus c2 genomic DNA includes:
- the brnA gene encoding type II toxin-antitoxin system BrnA family antitoxin; translation: MKAKDFDKKFEEGQEDIVDDLDLSSARRVNQGQKRINVDFPAWVVESLDREAARMGVTRQSIIKVWLVERLQAESANKPLHGDTAGGAH